The DNA segment AACCCTGCATCAGTCGTTTTACTGTTGCAAAAGGGGtttactcatttttttttctttatgtaTCATAACACAAAACAGCACAGACAGCACAGTGATTTATTAGTCTGATGGCTTTACGCTGCAATTTGAATGgtaaaatcaaatttaaaagccaattaaaatgtaaaatccGGAAACGATACTAACCTGAGATCTGCTCTTACTTACTGCAGATTACAACTGCAAGTATCCTAATTTTATCCTTATCTTATTTTACAGCGATCATTCtaattttgcttgaaaattaaataagttTCCCACCCGTTCCTGCTTACCgtctatttttctttttttaacgCAAATGATTCAAACTTTTCGACTTAAAACTCAAACCCCGACACCGGAAAACAATCCTCCCTGCCCGGTGTGTGTCTTTGAAGTCCCTTTCGCCTTGAAGCAAAAAGCGCCCATTGGCgcatcttttctgcagtccaAAGAGGAGGGAAGTCCTATTTAATTTGTCCGAAAGTTGTACTCCAGGGACATGAAACCCGCTGTTTATGAGGTCTGTTTTAATGTGGGTTTGCAATTTTCGGCGCTCCTCTGTGCCTGTctgggagtgtgtgtttgtggaagaGAAGATGCTTTATCCTGACGGCGCTTGCTGGCTTGCTTCCTAAATGCAATCACGACGACCTTCCTTGGTGGCAAAGAAAGTAAGAAGATGGAGCGAAAAAAGCCAAATCCTTCCAACCGGAACGCAACACTTTCGCTCTGCACCTCCTCCTAGTTGgccaccctttctttcccccTGGTGAAGGAGACTGTTGACGTTCGGATGGTTTTTAGTGCTCCCCACTGTCTCATTATTCCACTACTGTAATTAGTTTCTTTGGGTTTTGCAGgagcgcgcgctctctctatctcttggTTCTGCCTCAAAACGTTTGGCAGTGTCTGTCCGGATGActtcttttgctctttttttttccttcttctttttgtacCATGTTTGCACTGTGGACGAAAAAGGCTTACACACACCCAAGAACCACGACGTTTACAGAACTGTGGGTTTGGGGCTTTCGCCTTCCATCCCAGGTCATGTCGGTTTCTGGTCAGCTCGGTCCCCTGTTTTCTTGTCCCTCTACTTCTCCTGGGGCTGTGGACAGGAAGCAACGTGGGGTAAAGTGTGTAGTGTTTGGAAATGGGTTGGAAAAACTTCTTAATTTCGTTCCTTCCGTATTTCGCCTTTCCGAAATAAGCTGACGTGGAAGCTATTCCCGAAACCCCGAAAGGTGTGTAGCATCGGTCTCATTTATCTCTCTTTGGTGcgctgtgttttgtgtgtgtgtgttggaaccGTTGGGATAAATtcgtttccatttcattccaaTGCCAAAGCCACGATCGCAGAGCAGAGCTCCTTCTTGCGAGACATTCCACAAGCTTTCAAAGACGACTaaaatcatcatcttcatccgTCCGTGTGTCAACCGCATCACGCGTCATCACCCTCGCTGAGATTGAAAATGACCTCCTCCTTCTCTTCCCGCTTCTTAACACCCACCCAACGACAGTTTTCACCAGTCTCATTTAACTGTGttttttcatctttctttcttcccgctctctctctatttccaGACCGGATGCAACGCTGCAGGCGATCGTGTACAAGCTGGTGCCGCGGCTGTACGAAAATGAGCTGCGCCGGCGGCGTGCCTTCTACCGGCTGCACCCGGAAATGGCCACCGTCGCGACGCCGGAGCAGCGCGGCGAGGACACCGAGTATCTCATCTTCAGCCCGAACGAGAAGATCTCCCTATCGCTCGAGTACGCGGAAAAGTAAGTGCCCTCAGCGCCACCAAACTTGCATGCTTTTGCCTTTGCTCTGAATGCTGTGCTGCAACCGTCGATATTGtgatacacacatacatacagacAGGCAAGCAAAATCCCCCAAGGGAGGCACGCGGGAAGCGCAAGATCGTCAAAACAGCTTGAGAATCAATTTTCATCTCAttaatttttgtgtttgtgcaacCCGAGGAGAAAGggagacggagagagagagcatcaTTACCGCGTCTTGTTGTCGCACGCCGTTCCGCTTTCGTGGGTTTTGGCTTCCAATTTCTCCATCCTTGTGCGGAGGAGAGGAGATAATTGCATTCTGGTGGTGGGACTGAGGAATAGGATTTCTACGTCgtacgtgtgtgagtgttttgatttttgtacgTGTCCTCCATCTGGCCCGGAGTAGTGAGTTGATGTAGCCAGAAAGGATATATTTATGATTTTAGGATCCATCgctcgctctctatctctccctcgTTGCTGTATCAAATTATAATCTACGGATCACTGATCTTTGATACACccccgaagaagaagaaaaagatggaAAAAGATACGCTTACGGAGggtttttctgttgttgttgcggtgggtgatttaattgtttatttaattcGCCCACTGTAGTGTGTAGGGTCGTCTGCTCTTCTTCGCTTGTGTTTGGAGAGACGACACAacaccaccaaaaaaaaaacattctccTGTTTCAGCAAAATGATAAAGATGTCGAATAATTCATGAGGGATTGTCCAATGGAGgcaaaaaaatattggaaaaagctggaaagaaagaaacgatTCCTCGCGCGTCATCCCCAACAACACGCCGCTCTTGGTGGTGGTCGGattgtttgattattttgattaCGTCGCTCGCAATTGAGCCTGCATGATCACCGGCGGATGTAACGTTACCGTTCGTTTTTGAGATGATTTTTGAAGACTTCTGTATCGCTTCCCTTTCTCCCTACTCAAATTCAACACACGGAATTTCGAATCGATATTTTAGAGCACAATTTGAACGGCGTTGAAATAACCACCCTCCACAGTTGGTAAGGAAaggactagtgatgggaaaaattatgtttttgacGGAATCAATTTCGGTTAGCTCctcagttttctggaatcgattccggatagtaggttcgaaatcaattttcggaatcggatccggaatcggttccggaatcggaatctaTTCCGGAATTGGTCCCGGAATCGGCTctagaatcggaatcggttccggaatcgaaatcggctccagaatcggaatcggctccagattcggaatcggttccagaatcggaatcggttccagaatcgaaatcggctccaaaatcggaatcggcttaagaatcggaatcggttccagaatcggagtcggttccggaatcggaatcggtctcggaatcgaaatcggcactcgaatcggaaagcgaaatcgattccagagccgagtcgggatcggctccggagttaactctggaatcggctccgaagtCAACtctggaattggctccggagtcaactctggaatcggctccggaatcggctctggaatcgacgctggaatcggctctggaatcggcttcgaaatcgactccggaatcggctctggaatcggctctggaatcgactccagaatcggaatcgattacagcatcggaatcggcttagGAATTGACTctgaacacggaatcggaatcggttaggttcgattccgagctcccaccactagaaaggacatcacacacaaacacggacaATCAAAACccattttcctttcccttttcgctTACGGTgtgggtgtggtgtggtgtgggtGTCGGTTTCCTTATCAGACCGATGGTTCTAGAAGCTCTGGTTAGCTGCCATTTCCTTGGGGTCGTTTTGCTTGGGAAGAAGAATTCACACGAcgacgctctctctctgtggcTCTGTCTCGAGCTGCCTTGGTCGGTTGGTTGTGTTGTTCTTTGTAGTGTGGCAGACCTTCCTCCCCCAAAGACTCCCTCCAGACACACGCTCTGGCGGACGCTAGACGCGCTGGACGTGTCTTCAACACGGTATTTTCCTTAATTTGAGTTTCCTCTTCACGTTCGGTAAATACCAATGAATCACTCCGAGCTCCGGCTGGGAGCTGGGACCACCGACCAGGAGGAGGGCGGACTATACCGACAATAACTATTAGCCACCTTCGCCTCCCCCCTAAGGTTCGGTTGTTGCTTCTCCCGCCCTCAGGAAACCTTCTTCCAACGAAGATAAACCTTTCCCGGCATGAACATTTACCGAAAATTTTCtcacccgtgtgtgtgtgtgtgtggagagaaAGGGATGTGTTTGGATGGGGACGGAAGAGGAAGGTTAGTACGTGCAAAATTCCCGTCCCGAGGTTTTGCTTGCTTAAAGCGGCTCGCCGATGCTCTCCCCAGACATCTTACCGCATCCCGGCAGATGCACCTCCAAGAGCATATCATCCAAGGAATGTCTGGAAAACGCGAAAATTATTGCCAACGATAATTTATACCGCCAGCTTCCTTCTTAGTAGTTGAGGCAGCTCAGAGGGAAGAagccgagagagagagaggaaggaaATTAGAAATAGCATCTCTGCTTCCCAACTGGTCGGAAAGTTCTGCTCTGGTGGGCGGGAGAAAATTGTCCACAAATTCGCCAACAATTATATTAAGAGAATGTCCTTAACGTATCTCTCTcttcgttttgttgttgtgcaggGAGCTGGCGGAAGACAACGAGGAGTTGCTGAAGGCCAAGTATCTGCTCTGCCCGGCGGTGTTTTCGATCGCGCTGCTGAAGAAGTTTATCATCTACAAGTACGGCATCTCGGAGCGCCAGTTCTGCGTGGAGATTATGTACAAAGTGAAGACGATCATCCTGCCCGACTACTACACGCTGATGGACGTGGCGTACATCTACACCTGGAAGCGGGTAAgtgttttcattgtttttttttgttttcatttttgtttaatatcgTTTTGTCCCTTTTCAATGTGAAAATGTCATCATTTTGCCAACCGTTTTTTCGATTCttttgctcccttttttgCGCTCATAGGATGCACCGATGAAGTATTACTATCGCATTCGCACGACGGAATCGAACCCGGTGGAGCTGCCCGAGGTAGCGCTGCGCCGTTCGCCCAGTCTGGTCACTGCCCTGCCAGCCCAGCGACCGTCCgtggacgaggaggacgataAGGAGAATCGGGTGCGGCTCGATCGGATCGTGTCGGAGGCGGCATCGAACGAAAGtgacagcagtagcagtagcaacaCCATCGCCAACACTCCCCGTGCCGATGCGTCCAAACCGCCGACGGCTGCCCCAGTGACACCCGCGCCGGAATCGCCCGCCACCCCGACGCAACCGCGCAAGAACGAATCAATCAAGCTCAAGATTGGGCTGAACAAGAACACGTACGTGAGCATCCTGCAGAGCCCACAGCCAGACGAACCGAGCACCcattcgtcgtcgtcgtcgtcctcttcCTCCGCCAGCTCGCCGGGAAGCGAGGGCGCCAAGTCGTCGTCCCACAAGTCGGAAAAGTCGAAGCGCAAGCGCAAGGACGCGCTCGCGACGCTGCAGCAGATGGAGGAGAACTCGCGCGAGCTCAAGTTCAAGATCGAGCAGATGAAGGATACCGGGCTGGTCGGCAGCAAGAGCAAGAGCGGCAAGAGCAGCGCCAAGCACCACCAACAGCTAGCCCTCGTCCCGTACAAGGTGGAGCTAAGCGCCGGCCTTAGCCAGCCGTCGGCGGTGCCCGAGCCCGAGCGCTCCGACTCGAAGCGACTGCACAGCGCCAAGAACGGTTCAAACAGCAGCTCgtcgggttcgtcgcctgcctACTGCAAGCTTAAGATAAAGAAGAGCAGCCCCGAGGacggcaagcagcagcaccaccaccaccatcatccgaTTGTGCTGAAGATCGATCAGCGCAGCCCTGAGATGGCGACGGCCACGCTGAAGTTTGGCATGCCGCGCAAGTCGGAGAAAAGCATGACGCCTTCCCCGCCTCCACTGCCGCCATCTCCGCCGACACCGCCCTCCCCGAAGCAGAAGTTTGCCGACGAGAAGTCCCAGTTCCTGAACTCGTTCCAGCTGACGCCGATTAAGCCGTCGGAACAGTCGTCGTCTCCTTCGAAAACGTCTGCCGCCGCCACTACCactgcgacgacgacgacacctCCGGCTGCGGTGGAAAGTGTTGCGCCGGCTGGGAAGAAGTCTCCCACTTCCACCTCCAGTGTCCCACCGGTGGCTGCTCCTACGAATAGCACGTCACCACCAGCCTCCAACGGCACGGGCACGACGACCAAGCGCAAAGCAAAGGACGCGTCGtcgggtggtggtgtgccCCGCTCCGGCCCAAAGAAGCCAAAGCTTTCCAACGACGAGATCAAGGCGATCGTGGAGAAGACGGTGGCGGAAAACATTCGCTCCCCGTCGGAACATATCGTGCCGCCGATCTTTCTCAAACCGAAGCCACCAacaacgacagcagcagcggcagcgtcAGGCCAACCGTCACCACCGCTGCCCTCTTCTTCTGCGCCGACCAAAGCGAAAGATCCCTCGCCCAAGCGTGACTCGCCGCGGCCATTCGTCTTCAAAACacctccaccgccgccaccgcccccGATCGTGTCGGCCAACAACATCCCGGCGGTGAAACCCTCCCAGCAGGTACTACCAGCGCCTGTCCCGCAGAAACCTGCGCCCGTCCCGATCCGACCGGCGCTCACCACCGCACCGAAACCAGCCGTTCCTCCGGTCCCGCAAACGCACATCCGCAAGCCGACGGCAGCGACCAAACTGCCGACCTCCGCTCCGGCCGGAACTGCCGGTGTAAAGAGTGCCAGCCCGCCCGCCCAACAACCCCTCAGCAATGGTTCCCAACAGCAACAGGCCTCGAACGCGACCACCCACAGTGTGGCGGCCGGTGCCAACAGGCAGCAGAAGGGGCTGGAGCTGAAGCGTGCCCAGAGCAACCCGTCGATCAACATTCCACCACCACAGAGCAGTGCCCCGCCCGTAACAGTGCCGCGGGACACCGAGATCAGCAAGCTGCGGCCGGAGGATCTGAAGAAGAACCAGAAGGTGTACGGACCagaacagcagcagaagccCAACACGACGACGGAAGCGACGGGCGCCAGTTTTGCCGTCCCGGGACCGAAAGCCGCCCCAAAGCCGTCCTCATCCTCAGCCGGGGCGCCCACTGGTAACGCCACCAAATCTTCCGGCTCGGCCCAAGCAGGCCAGGGGACGAAGGCACGCCCGGTGAACTATCTGAACTACGCGCTGCTAAACAGCAAGGCGGCCGCGGCCGGGTCCCGCACGCCCATCCCCTCCTACTCGTCCAGCTCGCCGAGCTACTCGCCCGACTCGCCCCAGTACAGCCCGAACCTCAACTTCTCCTCCAAGCAGTTCAAGTACGCGAACCCGCTCGCCTACAACAGCCACCTGCAGAACATGCTGAACGATCGCAGGACGGGCAGCACCTCACCGCCCGGCTCCTCCACCAACACCATCCCAGCCTCATCGCCTTCACCCCCGCAAGACCGcccggcggcggcgacgacgacTCCCAACGCGTCCGGCAACAAGCGACCCGCCTCAGCGCTCAGTCCCACCGCGGAAGATAAAAAGCAACAGCCGCCGGAGAAGCAGCCGGCCCTACTGTCGGCCGCGGTCGCCGCCCCCAATCCGGCCGACAAGTTCCCGTCGGGCATACCGGACGGGCTGTCGGTGACGCTCgcgaccgacgacgacgatgcggCCCGCATCAAGAACGTCAACAAGCAGCTGAAGAACAACTTCATCGAGATACGGGCCCTGCCGGAGGTGCCGATTACGGAGGTgaagctgccgctgccgctgccgacCAGCAGCACAACTACGACGGCGTCGAAACCCGGCCGCCGGACGCCACCGGGGAAGGTGGCGGCGGCTGCCGCCGGATCGCCGGGCACTATGTCCGCATCGCCAATGGCACGCAAATCGAGCTCACCGAGCGTGGTGGCACCGACCTACAGTGTGGCTGCCAGTGCGCCGCCCAAAACGAGTGTGT comes from the Anopheles coluzzii chromosome 2, AcolN3, whole genome shotgun sequence genome and includes:
- the LOC120948722 gene encoding polycomb group protein Psc isoform X1, giving the protein MVLLPHNDVLSGASTEMASEGTPAKVSSVPPPPPAVADTTNTTDTTAPPPPSLTISISTATAANADDVTAKAMFGSAGPLSPYRPSRVKLGSVHPCITCHLCKGYLIDATTIVECLHSFCHSCIMKHLRTEQYCPQCEMMINKAKPNIKPDATLQAIVYKLVPRLYENELRRRRAFYRLHPEMATVATPEQRGEDTEYLIFSPNEKISLSLEYAEKELAEDNEELLKAKYLLCPAVFSIALLKKFIIYKYGISERQFCVEIMYKVKTIILPDYYTLMDVAYIYTWKRDAPMKYYYRIRTTESNPVELPEVALRRSPSLVTALPAQRPSVDEEDDKENRVRLDRIVSEAASNESDSSSSSNTIANTPRADASKPPTAAPVTPAPESPATPTQPRKNESIKLKIGLNKNTYVSILQSPQPDEPSTHSSSSSSSSSASSPGSEGAKSSSHKSEKSKRKRKDALATLQQMEENSRELKFKIEQMKDTGLVGSKSKSGKSSAKHHQQLALVPYKVELSAGLSQPSAVPEPERSDSKRLHSAKNGSNSSSSGSSPAYCKLKIKKSSPEDGKQQHHHHHHPIVLKIDQRSPEMATATLKFGMPRKSEKSMTPSPPPLPPSPPTPPSPKQKFADEKSQFLNSFQLTPIKPSEQSSSPSKTSAAATTTATTTTPPAAVESVAPAGKKSPTSTSSVPPVAAPTNSTSPPASNGTGTTTKRKAKDASSGGGVPRSGPKKPKLSNDEIKAIVEKTVAENIRSPSEHIVPPIFLKPKPPTTTAAAAASGQPSPPLPSSSAPTKAKDPSPKRDSPRPFVFKTPPPPPPPPIVSANNIPAVKPSQQVLPAPVPQKPAPVPIRPALTTAPKPAVPPVPQTHIRKPTAATKLPTSAPAGTAGVKSASPPAQQPLSNGSQQQQASNATTHSVAAGANRQQKGLELKRAQSNPSINIPPPQSSAPPVTVPRDTEISKLRPEDLKKNQKVYGPEQQQKPNTTTEATGASFAVPGPKAAPKPSSSSAGAPTGNATKSSGSAQAGQGTKARPVNYLNYALLNSKAAAAGSRTPIPSYSSSSPSYSPDSPQYSPNLNFSSKQFKYANPLAYNSHLQNMLNDRRTGSTSPPGSSTNTIPASSPSPPQDRPAAATTTPNASGNKRPASALSPTAEDKKQQPPEKQPALLSAAVAAPNPADKFPSGIPDGLSVTLATDDDDAARIKNVNKQLKNNFIEIRALPEVPITEVKLPLPLPTSSTTTTASKPGRRTPPGKVAAAAAGSPGTMSASPMARKSSSPSVVAPTYSVAASAPPKTSVSSAAPPPANRPADALQRKIIDLIDKPSPSSSGKTSSKPPPTMPPVSRPSTPKGGGSGSFPPVNSGNKFKLPNATVNENGTLKLNNYREVDLIPKGAAASGPKSAPSPPSGASSRTMPPPTSSASSKSIMPIAPKPSSSQLQSFANGRMAMSPPIQRSPTATSGYQQPKSKTPPSQLPSMASMGPMFDIQMKSAIAAAAASGGGTTPSKKPPTSSTTLTSATVPRRKIVPTSNSTSLVPLKTSPVAASPSTTAGAGSKLLSSNYSDYITLHPQGPVSSSAPPSRPLFGTPHQQQHAALTQILSENFARQCFNNLPFPYLLQQFAHHQPGATSMGSRGLGSDSVTITASPMGAARGAVSQNSLTVTAIPPGQQGGGGGGSGARGSGGGGGLNGPRGGIGGGGPNPASRNSS
- the LOC120948722 gene encoding polycomb group protein Psc isoform X2, with translation MVLLPHNDVLSGASTEMASEGTPAKVSSVPPPPPAVADTTNTTDTTAPPPPSLTISISTATAANADDVTAKAMFGSAGPLSPYRPSRVKLGSVHPCITCHLCKGYLIDATTIVECLHSFCHSCIMKHLRTEQYCPQCEMMINKAKPNIKELAEDNEELLKAKYLLCPAVFSIALLKKFIIYKYGISERQFCVEIMYKVKTIILPDYYTLMDVAYIYTWKRDAPMKYYYRIRTTESNPVELPEVALRRSPSLVTALPAQRPSVDEEDDKENRVRLDRIVSEAASNESDSSSSSNTIANTPRADASKPPTAAPVTPAPESPATPTQPRKNESIKLKIGLNKNTYVSILQSPQPDEPSTHSSSSSSSSSASSPGSEGAKSSSHKSEKSKRKRKDALATLQQMEENSRELKFKIEQMKDTGLVGSKSKSGKSSAKHHQQLALVPYKVELSAGLSQPSAVPEPERSDSKRLHSAKNGSNSSSSGSSPAYCKLKIKKSSPEDGKQQHHHHHHPIVLKIDQRSPEMATATLKFGMPRKSEKSMTPSPPPLPPSPPTPPSPKQKFADEKSQFLNSFQLTPIKPSEQSSSPSKTSAAATTTATTTTPPAAVESVAPAGKKSPTSTSSVPPVAAPTNSTSPPASNGTGTTTKRKAKDASSGGGVPRSGPKKPKLSNDEIKAIVEKTVAENIRSPSEHIVPPIFLKPKPPTTTAAAAASGQPSPPLPSSSAPTKAKDPSPKRDSPRPFVFKTPPPPPPPPIVSANNIPAVKPSQQVLPAPVPQKPAPVPIRPALTTAPKPAVPPVPQTHIRKPTAATKLPTSAPAGTAGVKSASPPAQQPLSNGSQQQQASNATTHSVAAGANRQQKGLELKRAQSNPSINIPPPQSSAPPVTVPRDTEISKLRPEDLKKNQKVYGPEQQQKPNTTTEATGASFAVPGPKAAPKPSSSSAGAPTGNATKSSGSAQAGQGTKARPVNYLNYALLNSKAAAAGSRTPIPSYSSSSPSYSPDSPQYSPNLNFSSKQFKYANPLAYNSHLQNMLNDRRTGSTSPPGSSTNTIPASSPSPPQDRPAAATTTPNASGNKRPASALSPTAEDKKQQPPEKQPALLSAAVAAPNPADKFPSGIPDGLSVTLATDDDDAARIKNVNKQLKNNFIEIRALPEVPITEVKLPLPLPTSSTTTTASKPGRRTPPGKVAAAAAGSPGTMSASPMARKSSSPSVVAPTYSVAASAPPKTSVSSAAPPPANRPADALQRKIIDLIDKPSPSSSGKTSSKPPPTMPPVSRPSTPKGGGSGSFPPVNSGNKFKLPNATVNENGTLKLNNYREVDLIPKGAAASGPKSAPSPPSGASSRTMPPPTSSASSKSIMPIAPKPSSSQLQSFANGRMAMSPPIQRSPTATSGYQQPKSKTPPSQLPSMASMGPMFDIQMKSAIAAAAASGGGTTPSKKPPTSSTTLTSATVPRRKIVPTSNSTSLVPLKTSPVAASPSTTAGAGSKLLSSNYSDYITLHPQGPVSSSAPPSRPLFGTPHQQQHAALTQILSENFARQCFNNLPFPYLLQQFAHHQPGATSMGSRGLGSDSVTITASPMGAARGAVSQNSLTVTAIPPGQQGGGGGGSGARGSGGGGGLNGPRGGIGGGGPNPASRNSS